GCGGAGCTTCAAGCTCCTCATCGATGTCCATATCATCATTCTGTAGAGCAACAAAATAGGTTTTAATCACCCAAACTACATGAACATAATAGTTAACCAACTTACATGGTCCGGATAACTGGTACTGTAATCGAAGAAGTCCACATACTCTGCCAGGGCTGCTCCTTCGTGCAGCATCTTGCAGTGTCCCTTCTCCACCATATGATTTCTCACCGCGTCCAACGAGTAGAATGTCCTACCTTTCTCGTTGCACCAGATGCAGATGAAATCTCTACAAATTTTCTCTGCCAGATAGCCCAAAAGCCCCTCCACGTCGATACAGTATTCTGCATCCGGAATAAAGAACGAATGCTTAATGCTCATGTGTTTGATGTTTTTGATTAAATCCTCGCTGTGATTCGTGCAGAAAAGGCAATCATTGTTATCGATGGGATTATCCCATTCTTCCTCCCAACCTTCCTCATCGTCGTCCGCAGCATCCTCGTCCATAGCTTCGTCTTGTGGGACAACGAACTCCTTCTTCGGCTTATTGGACTTCACAGACACTTCATCTGGCTGCGCATTTTCATCCTGTTCCAGAAACACTTTGAGGTTGTCCTTGTGCTTTTTGCTGTCTAGATGATTATCATGGGCATTTTTcgatttgaacaactttttgcACGCCTTGCAGTACAGCGACTGGTCCTCTTGGGCGGCCGCGTCAGTACTCTTTTGCTGGTTCAATCGCTTCTCGAACTCTTCGATACTTACGGGCGGAAGCTCCGCTATCTTTCGTTTCAAATTATACCGATGCCAATCGGTTTTGTAATGCTCGCGTTGCATTTCTGCGTTCTGGAAGCGAACGCTGCAGTTCAGGCATGTGAAACTTGATGTGTTGGACATTTTTCTGCACTGCTTACagaatattattgaaaattaaacgtGTTCTGATTCCAAATTGTTGTGAAATCCGAGTGCAAACTACTCGGTGAATGATTGACACAAGCGAATGACATTGACAGACAGAATCTGACGTTTTGTCGATTTTGTacacacccgtttcaaatcactcagaaactgagtgaaattgtattgccgtctttTTTTGCCACGGAAatgttactcaattttcgtaaaaattgaaactactcaaaattttaGTATAGTTAAGAAAAAACGATtgtaaattcaacaaaatattgGGTTGAACTcaacaaataattttgttatCTCAGAGCTTACaaacatttttgttgaattcaacccAAAATGTTTGTTGATTCAAACACACATGATTGTTATCCGCTTAATTTGACAGATTTGTACATATAGCAAATATTTTAGTTGAATTGACAATCAGTTTTGTcaaaggggccatccagaaaccacgtggtcatatttttgaagattttcaaccccccctccccccatgtggcttatcgtggtcatttggcagaccccccctccccccctatgaccacgtggtttttttttcaagtaccaaaatttaaaaacatatgtttaaaccgatcaattttgaagatggacaatttcaactgattcaaaatcaaactaaacccagcatggaaattataaattttcgaacattttgatgatgttatcatgttgtaatgtgtatcgggtattaggatatctagaactcgtacaccttcgatgcatcaggaggatacaaaaaaatgtggactcgtgaatattttataaaaatttcgagaaaaaattgtaatggtttagaaattttccaaaatatccctatattttcaatttcttaaaaaaaaaaatatcagtgatttttgtttaaatagttataaagttcatcacatTCCTAaaagtatttgggaccttccgtagctctggaggtactggaaattcttaagatatattaacctcagctATTAACCTGAACTCTTACaacaaaaagtttatcagagaatcacaaagttaatatgtaatcttagagatgcaaataaaacctcctactgttgtttcttttgagtagcattcctgtagaaattccagttttgctttcagaatcatcaaattagttta
The nucleotide sequence above comes from Armigeres subalbatus isolate Guangzhou_Male chromosome 3, GZ_Asu_2, whole genome shotgun sequence. Encoded proteins:
- the LOC134226055 gene encoding cytoplasmic 60S subunit biogenesis factor ZNF622: MSNTSSFTCLNCSVRFQNAEMQREHYKTDWHRYNLKRKIAELPPVSIEEFEKRLNQQKSTDAAAQEDQSLYCKACKKLFKSKNAHDNHLDSKKHKDNLKVFLEQDENAQPDEVSVKSNKPKKEFVVPQDEAMDEDAADDDEEGWEEEWDNPIDNNDCLFCTNHSEDLIKNIKHMSIKHSFFIPDAEYCIDVEGLLGYLAEKICRDFICIWCNEKGRTFYSLDAVRNHMVEKGHCKMLHEGAALAEYVDFFDYSTSYPDHNDDMDIDEELEAPQALDGDDFQMVLPSGATIGHRSLLRYYKQRLNPNRAVVVKKSTQRLHKVLAEYRALGWTSTQQEAAARNARDMHVMKRQQAKLVQQIGVKANKLQKHFRVQCNF